Proteins from a genomic interval of Periophthalmus magnuspinnatus isolate fPerMag1 chromosome 11, fPerMag1.2.pri, whole genome shotgun sequence:
- the atp6v1c1b gene encoding V-type proton ATPase subunit C 1-B codes for MTEFWLISAPGEKTCQQTWDKLMMATTRTNNLSTNNKFNIPDLKVGTLDVLVGLSDELAKLDTFVESVVKKVAQYMADVLEDSRDKVQENLLANGVDLVTYITRFQWDMAKYPIKQSLKNISEIISKQAMQIDNDLKARASAYNNLKGNLQNLERKNAGSLLTRSLADIVKKEDFVLDSEYLITMLVVVPKTGYAEWQKTYETLSEMVVPRSTKLLFEDNESGLFSVTLFRKAIDDFKHKARENKFTVRDFQYNEEEMKADKEEMTRLSTDKKKQFGPLVRWLKVNFSEAFIAWIHIKALRVFVESVLRYGLPVNFQAMLLQPNKKNMKKLREVLYDLYKHLDSSAAIIDASMDIPGLNLSQQEYYPYVYYKIDCNLLDFKV; via the exons ATGACTGAATTCTGGTTGATCTCAGCACCAGGGGAGAAAACATGCCAACAGACCTGGGACAAGCTGATGATGGCTACCACTCGCACAAACAACCTGTCAACCAACAACAAGTTTAACATCCCGGACCTGAAG GTGGGAACATTAGATGTCTTGGTTGGTTTGTCAGATGAACTAGCTAAATTGGATACCTTTGTAGAAAG TGTGGTGAAGAAGGTGGCCCAGTACATGGCAGATGTTCTGGAGGACAGCAGGGACAAAGTTCAAGAAAACCTATTGGCTAATGGAG TTGATTTGGTAACTTACATCACAAGATTTCAGTGGGACATGGCCAAATATCCCATCAAACAATCTCTGAAGAACATATCAGAAATCATCTCCAAG CAAGCAATGCAAATTGACAATGACCTAAAGGCTCGAGCTTCAGCTTACAACAACCTGAAAGGAAATTTGCAGAATTTAGAGAGAAAAAATGC CGGGAGCTTGTTGACCAGGAGTTTGGCTGACATAGTGAAGAAAGAGGACTTTGTATTGGACTCCGAGTACCTGATTACTATGCTGGTTGTCGTCCCTAA aactgGTTATGCTGAGTGGCAGAAGACTTACGAAACTCTGTCAGAAATGGTGGTACCCCGTTCAACAAA gCTGCTGTTTGAGGACAATGAGAGTGGTCTGTTCAGTGTTACTCTGTTCAGAAAAGCCATTGATGACTTCAAACACAAAGCCAGAGAAAACAA GTTTACTGTGCGTGATTTCCAGTACAATGAGGAGGAAATGAAGGCAGACAAAGAGGAGATGACGCGACTGTCCACCGACAAGAAGAAACAGTTT GGACCATTGGTACGATGGCTCAAAGTGAATTTCAGTGAAGCGTTCATTGCATGGATTCACATAAAAGCCCTTCGCGTGTTTGTGGAATCAGTGCTAAG ataTGGGCTGCCTGTGAATTTCCAGGCTATGTTGCTTCAACCAAAcaagaagaacatgaagaagtTGAGAGAGGTCCTGTATGACCTGTACAAACATTTGGACAGCAGTGCTGCAATCATTGAT gCCTCTATGGACATCCCAGGGCTAAACTTGAGCCAACAGGAGTATTATCCTTATGTTTACTACAAGATAGACTGCAACTTGCTGGACTTCAAAGTTTAG
- the azin1b gene encoding antizyme inhibitor 1b: protein MKGLTDNPSYIIELMEGGVTLEDVIDGHIYEQALAEKNAFVVADIGALMRQHVCWQSTVPYLQPYFPVKCNSNPLVIEVLASLGLGFVCANKGEVNLVLENGVPPENIILSGVCKQLAHIKHAAKNNVQLLVCENETELAKISRLHPGAKLLVQLTTDAHAAETSMAFGSSLKSCRHLLEAAKELGVQVVGVTFHIPTSCQDAQEAYTHALSDARCVFDMGEELGFSMDILDIGGGFSGSEFQLKQVESTIRPLLDAYFPPLSGVQVLAEPGSFYVASALSLAVNVIGKKLATSPWDGLAQGENDNTEFLYYMNEGVYGSFSPKLLGNTIAAPTVHKHSPCAEEAVYPSSLWGPSLDQLDQVVERCLLPELFVGDWLIFSNMGAFGLDDSTWLSSSSQLPVFYTVSISDWDDLQEAGVSLDNAKMFTMHQYSA, encoded by the exons ATGAAAGGACTCACAGACAACCCCAGCTACATCATTGAACTAATGGAGGGGGGAGTGACACTTGAAGATGTCATTGATGGACACATCTACGAGCAAGCTTTG GCTGAGAAGAATGCGTTTGTAGTGGCGGACATTGGTGCCCTAATGCGACAGCATGTGTGCTGGCAAAGCACTGTGCCATATCTACAGCCATACTTTCCAGTCAAGTGCAACAGCAATCCTTTAGTGATTGAGGTGTTGGCTTCTTTGGGACTTGGCTTTGTATGTGCTAACAAG GGTGAAGTGAACTTGGTATTGGAGAATGGTGTCCCACCAGAGAATATTATTCTATCTGGTGTTTGCAAGCAGCTGGCCCACATCAAACATGCAGCCAAGAACAACGTACAGCTCcttgtttgtgaaaatgaaaccGAATTGGCCAAGATTTCTCGACTCCATCCTGGTGCAAA ATTACTGGTGCAGTTGACTACAGACGCTCATGCAGCAGAAACCAGCATGGCTTTTGGTTCTTCTTTGAAGAGCTGTCGCCATCTTTTAGAAGCAGCGAAGGAACTGGGTGTCCAGGTGGTTGGGGTCACATTTCATATTCCCACCTCATGCCAAGATGCACAGGAGGCCTACACCCATGCGCTGTCTGACGCCCGCTGTGTGTTTGACATGGGG GAGGAGCTTGGCTTCAGCATGGACATCCTGGACATTGGTGGAGGTTTCAGTGGTTCTGAGTTTCAGCTCAAACAG GTTGAGTCTACAATTAGGCCGCTATTGGATGCTTACTTTCCTCCACTGTCTGGGGTGCAAGTGCTTGCCGAGCCAGGCAGTTTTTATGTTGCTTCTGCTTTAAGTCTGGCAGTTAATGTCATTGGCAAAAAGTTAGCAACTTCTCCCTGGGATGGTCTAGCTCAAG GAGAGAATGATAATACAGAGTTCCTGTATTATATGAATGAAGGTGTTTATGGTTCATTCAGCCCGAAGCTGCTGGGAAACACAATTGCTGCCCCAACTGTGCACAAG CATTCACCGTGTGCTGAAGAAGCAGTGTATCCCTCCAGCCTGTGGGGCCCCTCTCTGGACCAGTTAGACCAAGTGGTGGAGCGCTGCTTGCTGCCTGAGCTGTTTGTGGGGGACTGGCTCATCTTCTCCAACATGGGCGCCTTTGGTTTGGATGACTCCACCTGGCTGTCCAGCTCTTCTCAGCTGCCTGTGTTCTACACAGTGTCCATCTCTGACTG GGATGACCTGCAGGAGGCTGGTGTTTCGTTGGACAATGCCAAGATGTTCACCATGCACCAGTACAGTGCGTAA
- the si:ch211-215i13.3 gene encoding brain and acute leukemia cytoplasmic protein, producing MVFSMGCGGSRADAIIEPRYHESWTRETESTWLTNTDVETPLPVANSKALETNLKEKRMVNTGTQCGKQTLGPTGSGHQRRARRSLSEQSTRDSKRRASKETSISCKDSHLVNINTTEDTESGNTCDGR from the exons ATGGTTTTCTCGATGGGTTGTGGGGGGAGTCGGGCAGACGCCATCATCGAGCCTCGGTACCATGAAAGCTGGACCAGAGAAACGGAATCGACGTGGCTGACCAATACCGACGTAGAGACCCCTCTGCCTGTAGCTAACA GCAAGGCCCTGGAGACGAACCtgaaggagaagaggatggTAAACACGGGGACCCAGTGTGGGAAGCAGACTCTGGGCCCCACAGGGTCCGGGCACCAGAGGAGAGCCCGACGCTCCCTTAGTGAG CAATCCACTCGCGACTCCAAAAGAAGGGCTTCGAAGGAGACCAGTATTTCATGTAAAGATAGCCATCTAGTAAATATCAACACGACTGAAGACACTGAGTCTGGAAACACGTGCGATGGAAGATGA